One window of Candidatus Eremiobacterota bacterium genomic DNA carries:
- a CDS encoding GAF domain-containing protein, whose translation MAIKRQKNTEKRLKQLERLMEVNLYLNSTPTLETLLSKIISVSKQILESYSASILLVDEDRGELYFEIVYDRRDEKTLQDENALKKVVLKMGEGIAGYVAQTGEPLIINDVQTNPRFSSKADKMTGVVTRNMIAIPLRAKDRIIGVMEVINRIEGDFSEDDLPIALALGNIATVAIENARLYFETEKSLRRLAKMEASKYQLVTLLFNALRSPVLSIKEYAEYVLENMEAVTAERVQDFAGMARREATTIHKMINDLYVINEYDDLVKKLSCEPLNMAEILKFHVEKRMKLDHGVAISLHFSQNTPLEHYVVPMDYEKIEHCIQHLLDVSVKNASPGEPLKVTLNAVAATRGKPRGVELEIDNGGLSLPDNLWQLVFKTFEDGEGTGSPSLEAIGLALFISKKIVDAHGGEISWEKKRPRGSRILVFLPSER comes from the coding sequence ATGGCAATAAAGCGACAGAAGAATACTGAAAAACGCCTCAAGCAGCTCGAAAGGCTCATGGAGGTGAACCTCTATCTCAATTCCACGCCCACCCTGGAGACTCTTCTCAGCAAGATTATCTCCGTGTCCAAACAGATACTGGAGTCGTACAGCGCCTCCATACTGCTTGTCGATGAAGACCGCGGCGAGCTCTATTTCGAGATAGTCTACGACCGCCGTGACGAGAAGACGCTCCAGGATGAAAATGCTCTCAAGAAAGTGGTCCTCAAGATGGGCGAAGGAATCGCCGGTTACGTGGCGCAGACCGGTGAGCCTCTCATCATCAACGATGTGCAGACCAATCCACGGTTCTCCTCCAAGGCCGACAAGATGACCGGCGTCGTCACAAGGAACATGATAGCCATTCCCCTCCGCGCCAAGGACCGTATCATAGGCGTGATGGAGGTAATAAACAGGATTGAGGGAGATTTCAGCGAGGACGATCTTCCCATTGCCCTCGCTCTCGGCAACATTGCCACCGTCGCCATAGAGAATGCCCGCCTCTATTTTGAGACGGAAAAGAGCCTGAGACGCCTGGCAAAAATGGAGGCCTCGAAATACCAGCTCGTCACCCTTCTCTTTAACGCCCTCAGGTCGCCGGTGCTCTCCATCAAGGAATACGCCGAGTATGTCCTCGAGAACATGGAGGCCGTCACTGCCGAGAGAGTGCAGGATTTTGCCGGGATGGCCCGCCGTGAGGCGACCACCATTCACAAGATGATAAACGATCTCTACGTGATAAATGAGTACGACGACCTGGTGAAGAAGCTTTCATGCGAGCCCCTTAATATGGCTGAGATACTGAAGTTCCATGTAGAAAAAAGAATGAAGCTTGACCATGGGGTGGCCATATCGCTCCATTTTTCCCAGAACACCCCCCTGGAGCACTATGTGGTGCCTATGGACTATGAAAAAATTGAGCACTGCATCCAGCATCTTCTGGATGTGTCGGTGAAAAATGCCTCTCCAGGTGAGCCTCTCAAAGTGACGCTCAATGCAGTGGCTGCCACGCGGGGGAAACCAAGGGGTGTGGAGCTGGAGATTGACAACGGGGGACTTTCCCTGCCGGACAACCTCTGGCAGCTTGTCTTCAAAACCTTCGAAGATGGCGAGGGGACAGGTTCCCCCTCTCTGGAGGCAATAGGCCTCGCCCTCTTCATCAGCAAGAAGATAGTTGATGCCCATGGGGGGGAGATTTCCTGGGAGAAAAAAAGACCCAGGGGCTCGAGGATTCTTGTCTTTCTGCCTTCAGAAAGGTAA